Below is a genomic region from Henckelia pumila isolate YLH828 chromosome 3, ASM3356847v2, whole genome shotgun sequence.
gatttaggcactcgagacattctttggtgaaggtctatctgacaatctctctatctacgactggagaatcttcagagtagtgtcatcatggtatggactgtacagatgcaagcatcaagtgcgtcccatccaatgctctgccactgcctctgacatCCGGTAATCgctccaaagctaggatccacatgagtagaagtcttgaaaactcgaacacgatccatcactcctgtccgcacttgctagaatcccataagccaaatcttcagaattcctgtcgatgatgatagtctctgggcaaactaattgccgcatcatcacctcttccaaggtctcatcaatcctataaggataacccaaagtttcattactatatcccaagtctcttgcatacatatgctctgataccaataaatgtagtgaccctacccggatccactacctaatcagagttaagagcataattaaacatgcattaaataaatcgctgcggaagacttaaataaaaacagaccagcagaatacaaccggttaaataaattcgatttatacaaccaaatcgaataaatagcctaaaggcaaaaacCTACatctaatcctgctgtcttcacgggtcactggctactccaagctcctggtgctcaatcctgcacctacacctgccccgtcgaatggggtgtccaaatacacagaaaagactggacgtgagctctaagctcaatacgaaagcactgggtaaaacatacaaaatatgatgcatgcaaatgatagggtatccatatctgggataactgtatataactgctcagtaaaggcgactaggatatgagtggtacaacccggggagcaaaccctgcgtacactgctcattcctacaggacgtggactgtgtcccccgatgctagccacccatgacccgtcagtcactgagcactagacatcaaccgtctagacagggctgagcgaccctacatggctcatcttacaagatggacaggcacaatatgatatgcacatgctgcataataaatgacatagaaaatgcaacatataagcatgcaaaacccgctggcaatctcagtatgtacttgcgtaccttactacaggcagttcctagcagtcccactctaggttccaagcctatatcagctctacaatgcaaatacccatgcattaataattaagctctaaaagccttaactaagctattgcatactcctaaataatttaaggagaccatagctatacctgcgtccgtcgtcagcccactgatggagactatcccgcaactaggggtacacccctgctgcagctccacagcctcgagcactgctctgctacatgagcactgctccgctactatgtcagacactatctgactatactaaaatatatttcctactccaactctaagataagagtacccaaagccctaaaatagagccacgagggcgaaggagaggaattcggaattggcaagaaaagaggagctcggaccctatatttatagatgtcgatcggaagctccattcctcgatcggacgttccgttccggcagatcggaagctccgttccccgatcgtATGCTTCGTTCtgcacgtgtcaattcggtccacatgcaaccacacacctgtcaccgacagccgatcagaagctccgattgctgatcggatgttccgatctccatgcttccgatgtggttccgatttggttccgatgtcaccaagatcggaagctccgatcctagatcggtggttccgatcccactcgagtcttggggtcctctaagccattttcgagtgtcctgatccatttctgaactccgttaacccttctgaaattttcttaatcatgttttacttaatctaaacatgattacatgattaatatactcattaatcgctaattctggatacgggttactaaaGTATCTCcgtagcatggatacatggaagacgtagtgcactgccgcaagccctggtggcaaagccaaacggtaggccaacgtgccaactctctccaagatctcaaaaggcCCAATATACCTTGGATTCAGCTTACCTCTtagaccaaatctcatcacccctttcataggtgatatcTTCGGAAACACATGATCTCCAACAGCAAAttcaagatctcgtcgtcgagtatcagcataactcttctgacgactctgagcagtcctcatacgatcccaAATCTGAATCATAATGtctgcagtctgctgtacaatctcgggaccaagtagaatcctctcgccaacctcatcccaatgcacgggATATttgcatctcctcccgtagagagctgcataaggagccatacctatagatgtctgaaagctgttgttataggaaACTCCACCAACGGcaatctagtctcccaagagccctgaaagtcgatgacacaagctctcaatagatcctcgagaacctggatcactctctcagactgaccatctgtctggggatggaacgctgtacttaACAATAATCTAGTCCCCAATGATGTGTGCAAACTCTTTCAGAAAGCAgatgtaaatctcggatctctgtctgatactaacgacactggtatgccatgcaatctaaaaatctccttgatataaagctctgcatactgtgtcaacgagtaagtagtcctcacgggcaagaaatgagctgacttggtgagtctatccacgatcacccaaatagctgtacatcctctagtactcctcggaaggccaactacaaagtccatcatgatgttctcccacttccataaTAGAATGGGTAGAGGATTAAGCAACCCTGCTGGACGCTGGTGCTCTGCCTTCATCTGCTGGCAAGTCAAGCACTCAGATACAAATCGTGCGATATCACTCTTcatgccgggccaccaatacaacgaCTGCAAATCTTTATACATCTTCATACTTCCTGGATGAACAgaatacggagatgtgtgagcctgtGTCAGGATCTCAGTCATCAGCTGATCAATGTTCGGTATGCACATACGACCATGGTACTGAACAATACCATCACTGACAGTAAAAAAAAGATTGCCCTTTGCCTCATCCTTCTGCCTCAACCGCTTCAACTCCTCATCAGCAGGCTGTCCATCCCTGATACGATCTCGAAGATTCGACTGTACTACTAACATGCCAAACTCGGTGCGTGACCGCCCGAATAgtactccaaaccaaatctctgaatctcctccTGAAGTGGCAACTGTACTGTCAAATAGGATACCACtgaagtcttccgactcaacgcatcagccaccacattagccttacccggatggtagctaatgtcacagtcgtagtccttcactaattccaaccatcggcgctgtctcatgttcaactccttctgagtgaaaaagtacttgagactcttgtggtctgtgaaaatcttgcacttctcaccgtacagatagtgcctccagatcttcaaggcaaagACCACTGCATCAAGCTCCAAATcgtgcgtcggatagttctgctcatgaatcttcaactgtctcgatgcataagcaATGACTCTGTATTTCTGCATAAGCACGGCGCCTAAACCCAGTTTAGACGCATCAGTgaacaccactaactcctcatgggGCACTAGcatcgccaacactggcgcagaagtgagtgcttccttaagctgatcgaagctcctctagcagtctgaactccatataaacttcgcatttttcttggtcaaggaagtcaagggtactacAATAGAAGATAAAACCCTAGATGAACTtccggtagtagcctgctaaacccaagaaactgcgaatctctgaagcattcttcagAATTCCCCAATCCTGCACTACCTGCACTTTCGTCTGATCCACTCCTATCCCATCTCTCAaaactatatggccaagaaacgccacctgctctaGCAAAAACTTGCACTTACTGAATTtcgcaaacagtcgatgctccctcaaagtctgcaatgctgtctgtaagtgctgtctatgctcctccatGCTCCTTGAGAagatcaatatatcatcaataaagactatgataaactgatctaagtACGGCTGAAAAACGCGGTACATGAGATCCATGAGGACCGTTGGAGAATTtgtcaacccaaacggcattactaagaactcgtaatgcccatagcgtgtcctgaaagcagtcttggacacatctgcatctttGATCCTCAACTaatgatagccagatcgcagatcgatcttagagaaaaccgaagctccctgcaattgatcgaaCAAATCTTCTATCCTcagcagtggatacttgttcttcactgtaactctgttaagctctcggtaatcgatacaaagcCTCATGCTACCATctttctttttcacaaacaacactggagctccccaaggagaaaagctagagcgaataaagcccttctccaacaattCCTGAATCtaatctttcaactctttcatctctgtCGGAGcgagtcgatacggtgccttagaaataGGCACAGTGTCGGGCATCAAATCAATACTAACTTCCACTTCTCTCGccggtggaattcctgcaacatcatcgggaaaaacatctgaaaagtcacgtaccacctctatctctACTAGAGAACTGGTAGGTGGCTCTGCTGTTGTGACTACACTggcgagaaacccctggcaaccacgtctcaataacttcctcgcacgtgCATAAGAAATCACGTGCGACTTTCCACTGCTCTGGGATGCAAAGAAAACAAACTGGTCGCCTTCCACCGGTTTCACTGTCACTGTCCTCTGCCGGAAATTAATCACTGCTCCATTGACTgacaaccagtccatacccaaaatcaggtCGAACCCTGTCAACGGTAAAACCACTAAATCTGTTCGGATGGTATGCCCCTGGAATTCCATTTCCAAGCTTCTGCAAATACTAGTGGTAGACAGAATCTGCCCAGACGGCATGGTCAGATCATACCCTGTCTCAGCAACCTCGGGtctaatgcctatccgtctgataaactccagggagataaacgaatgcgtagcccctgaatttAGCAACGCATACGTGGAGTTTCCTCCTattagaattctccctgcactcAGAAAATCCCAACAGTCGCATACTAAACTTACTCTCTCCCAATAAAAGTTATAAATATTTCTCTTACCATCACAAACCCAATAATTTACCACAAAAATTTCAAGTGACAACCCATATATCAtaaatatcaaacttagtttTAACAACATAAAAATGAATTCCCAAATTCGAAATTCCTTGTGGTCCAACTGTCGTATAACATTTTTTGGGGCATACTGCATCACCACACATTcttcacgtaaatcgcaatgcataactaagtatttaaaaactttgctaacatgaaatcttaaatcattacatatgctccttatagatcataagaaaaacaatttaaaacttacagaccgatagtgagatttctgagcttcacgtggcagtaggacaccctccaaaggaccgtgctttgataccaattgaaacaacTAGACCTTCTTAAAACATAAATgcggaaatattttttttttaaaataataacaatacatatatgcccatacatatatgtatcacaTTTAAAACCAACTACAGCTACACgtagtaatttaaataaaaataagcaattaaataatttaaaagggtttcatgcatgaaacaaaaTAGTAAGTATTCCATGTTTAAAAACTCAACATAATAAAATCAATGTATCTTAAAACATCATCTAAAAATTGCAACGatcacggggccactgttccGTGAGCTTATACGTCCTCACCACAAGTAGAAGCTACATAAAAATCATctgtctcacctgcaccatataagcgtagtgagcctaggggctcaacatgtcttaacttgaatatcaaggtttaaaataatgcatcacataatcatactaatacatatacatgatacatgagcatgcatgtaaacatttttcataacataaatgttgaatcataaatcttaagcataaacatcatctttcttcatcatacataacatagttgagcatagtatttttgaaacagtctatggtcctatccgtaagtgtgacgcttatctgtgctgactgatcagtctcttgaaccaacgtacgtggcggtgataaatcacctcctatggtagtaaactaccgcataaatcatatatcatatggtggataaccatccttatgtcacactacttcaatttccatcaagaaaatattttattgctcaactcatacataatcataatcatatcatataaaatttcatgaatgcatgcactgaaaatttgtccgtaatatatatttaattgatttttcataataaatatacttatatttcaaatataaacttcatgcataaaaataattaaatatatattccggacttagttatttttcatggtttCGGTCCAGTCTTCTGGTCTCTCTCTACTaagccccttaactgacttaaagcccattaacttaacctcataattaataaataattttaaaaaaaattataataatttttttatttactaaaataaaatacttaaatattattgcgcttaaataaaaatatttaggcacattaactaattaattaataaaagttCATTGACTGGCCCATAAAattcactgactggcccaaaaattcctatgggcccacgagcccatgaaaatcattgggctaaattaaaaataattttgaaagcccaaataaaattatttggaggcccaaataattttatttctaattaatttgccCAAAAccaaattaaaacataaaatacttaaaatattaaaagactcgagcccggcccacctaacccggacccggacaaacctgacccgaccctagaccctacatacccgacccggatccaccctAGAACCCATAACCCAAACCCCCCCCCCTTTTCTACTCCTCTCGGCGGCGGGAagcagccattccatggctgctgccgccctgcttcGGCCGCCCCTGGTCGGAGaaccaccgcccagacgtagcccatgtctgggcggtcctaacccaccatggctcaGCCTGAGCCATGGTCAAAAACCAAGAAGCCGAAGGCCTTTTCCACCAAACCCTAACTTGTCGCTAGCCTTGACCAAAACAAGCCCCAGCTCACACCCAGCTCAAACCGGCCTGAACCACCTGCTCTTGctcgaccctaaggcaccctaggacaccccctGACCGAGCCATCAGCCTtggaccgaaccatgcaagGTAAAAACGTGAGTCATGGCAAGAAACACAAacacatgcatcaacatattcaTAAAATGCATACATTCGAAATATTCATATGAAatctgaaataataaaaatatgcatgattaatagcttatatggtggccaaataaaagttttagacatgccttgataattattGGACAAAGATTGATGCGTTTATGAGCTCCAGGACGACGAACGGACAAAAATCCTCAAGAGTTAAacttgatcggctatggggttCTAGCTTTCTGTGTTCAACGATGGAAGGGATGAGGGAGAGGGGTTGTTGTCGATGAAAGGGGGATTGAGCGTGAGTTGTGGGAGGGATTGGGTAGAATTTAGgtataaaatcttttaaataaaataggTAGATAATATACTAACAATTAGATAATATATCTAAACTTTAAATACACAACTTAACTTAATAAAAAACtttaaatctcgaaatataataataagggatttttaaaagttaataaaggtcattaaaatgacttattttggctaaaaatcaacccttaaataaatatataattaaatactaaaatttttctgacaaaataccttaaaatattattttaaggctcataaactcataaaatatttttggctaagaattttggtatctcgtccgtccacggtcccgtctacgcgataaaaaaaaaattaaattcattaaaaatctagaatttccataattatgggttaaatgctaaaataaattaaatcatgcatataaatcacataatatcacataaatacatttaacccttaattaaaaattaatttctcctaattatgcatgcagatttacGTTTTAGAAATTCTGGGTGTTAcaaaggtacttcaatctgaaaatcaataataaggataataatcaatatccaatcaaattcattcaaaactcaatcaacttcttcaatcgataaaaagaaaatcgatactgtaccgacttcaatcttccaaactgaccaaagctgtTATCTcacaactctgctgacttcaattcaagctatcagaagaagtcataaggatcaatatcggcATCAAAAGCTCAATAAAACTCGATACGATTAAAACAttgaaacgatatccaaaactcaaactgatggcataacggctataaactgatcaaaccggaaacacagacaataatatatcatttcaataaactctattcaatcaattcataaaatttccaatccaatcccaacacatcttaaaactccaattttcgaaaataactagaaaattcatatcaattccgatcgtcgttagatcttcgaactgtcttagatatactatcatagctatctcataatcatcctctccgaatataaatcaattctaacaacgtacaaaaattcaaacttctcagaattaagatatacttgcttccaaacggagcactcgtcgctgtgattgTAGATATCctgtcagaaatcaattctatcggacggatcgatcaaaaatggaaatcccaaagcttggaaaatgAAATGGGGCTGTTTccatggtgggaggcgagatggaggaaggggatgaagtgaaGAATGAGTCAAatacatgcttaaatatctaataaatccatttattgtgttttagtccctgaaaattccaaaaattgccttctagtccctgatcataatcgaatcggccctcgacttctaaaatctctgattatctcaaataaagtccattaagataattttggggcgttacaagtatccccctctaagaatcgatttcgtcctcgaaatcaaacatgattctatcacaaggtcgaggcttgaatcaaggactgcaataagaatttacatctcggaaCTAATTCCAGAATCTTCTTCCAATCTA
It encodes:
- the LOC140889303 gene encoding uncharacterized protein, encoding MPSGQILSTTSICRSLEMEFQGHTIRTDLVVLPLTGFDLILGMDWLSVNGAVINFRQRTVTVKPVEGDQFVFFASQSSGKSHVISYARARKLLRRGCQGFLASVVTTAEPPTRIPPAREVEVSIDLMPDTVPISKAPYRLAPTEMKELKD